In the Pseudonocardia cypriaca genome, one interval contains:
- a CDS encoding NADP-dependent oxidoreductase: protein MTSANVPETTREIHLAARPVGVPRLDDLVLADAKLPELADGQILVRNTWMSVDPYMRGRMDDRPSPVLPPFAIGEPLEGSAVGEVVASRSGAIPVGATVSHFVGWREHVVLDAAAAVVVDTAIAPAQAYLGPLGPTGLTAYAAVTDVAPVRPGDVVFVSSAAGAVGSVAGQLARKAGAARVIGSAGGPDKAAALVDVFGFDAAIDHRAGPVGEQLARVAPEGIDVYVDNVGGEHLAAALDALHVGGRVALVGQISGYNAVEPPPGPSNLLQAVLKQITLRGMQVGTYLPLMGTYTERAARWLADGSLRTRETVYEGLEQAPEALLGVLTGAGVGKVLVRLGG from the coding sequence ATGACCAGCGCGAACGTCCCGGAGACCACCCGGGAGATCCACCTCGCCGCCCGCCCCGTCGGGGTGCCGCGGCTCGACGACCTCGTGCTCGCCGATGCGAAGCTGCCCGAGCTCGCGGACGGCCAGATCCTGGTCCGCAACACGTGGATGTCGGTCGATCCGTACATGCGCGGCCGGATGGACGACCGGCCGTCGCCCGTGCTCCCGCCGTTCGCGATCGGGGAGCCGCTGGAGGGTTCGGCGGTCGGGGAGGTCGTCGCGTCCCGATCCGGCGCGATCCCGGTCGGCGCCACCGTGTCGCACTTCGTGGGCTGGCGCGAGCACGTGGTGCTCGACGCCGCTGCGGCCGTCGTCGTCGACACGGCGATCGCGCCGGCCCAGGCCTACCTGGGGCCGCTCGGCCCCACCGGCCTCACGGCGTACGCGGCCGTCACCGACGTCGCCCCGGTGCGCCCGGGCGACGTCGTGTTCGTCTCCAGCGCGGCCGGTGCCGTCGGCAGCGTCGCAGGCCAGCTCGCCCGCAAGGCCGGTGCCGCGCGCGTGATCGGGTCCGCGGGCGGTCCCGACAAGGCCGCCGCGCTCGTCGACGTCTTCGGGTTCGACGCGGCGATCGACCACCGGGCGGGTCCCGTGGGCGAGCAGCTCGCCCGGGTCGCACCCGAGGGCATCGACGTCTACGTCGACAACGTGGGGGGCGAGCACCTGGCCGCCGCCCTCGACGCGCTGCACGTCGGCGGCCGCGTCGCGCTCGTGGGGCAGATCAGCGGCTACAACGCGGTGGAGCCGCCCCCGGGCCCGTCGAACCTCCTGCAGGCCGTGCTGAAGCAGATCACGCTGAGGGGGATGCAGGTCGGCACCTACCTCCCCCTGATGGGGACGTACACCGAGCGGGCGGCCCGCTGGCTCGCCGACGGCAGCCTGCGGACCAGGGAGACCGTGTACGAGGGCCTGGAGCAGGCCCCCGAGGCGCTGCTCGGGGTGCTCACCGGGGCGG